From one Henningerozyma blattae CBS 6284 chromosome 1, complete genome genomic stretch:
- the SWI1 gene encoding Swi1p (similar to Saccharomyces cerevisiae SWI1 (YPL016W); ancestral locus Anc_8.472): protein MDFLNNDINDDLFSPNSNNNNTNGNSDDFSNLYGAAGFNDPLNQNNNNNMINQGQSPGNFMNNNNNINNNNPMSQVASPFDFSRNNSTGGPIGSSAPINSNNLPLSPQAILARKSIASNNNNSTTPIMNNNIGLNTFPTNNNSNSNNNHNNNNNNNNGNISNTASANRNVPSFSMSPQDIFSPTNTSNQQFNDPTVSNTNSNMLNNNTSGTPADINAHAILTPGQNMNSNLNNNASGGNFGNTTSRNSASATPQQILSQTTTQNVYPSTSNNTNKNSTTTNNSINTNNNNNLSRNNSTNANNTGTKAMSPSFNYQSPVVNNINTSNQKNVSTYNLNNPNLTQDNNHVDRSTDVFADRAAVFAALQHRQQQQQQQQQQQQQQQQQPQPQPQPQPQPQQQRQMHKQQQQQQFQQQYQQQQQQQQQQQQQQQQQHQQQMNQQQHSFQAVQPQQRQGSRQPQSQKQNSNPNTNLNSSLTQNTTQSQSHSQSPQLVQAVMNRNISQSGTPNVSNPNSTLGQGSVPTPGSATSNSNANIANNINNSTVSSHSGLTPANILQSVNPELQHRISAELSSKQYELFMKSLIENCKRNNIFLQRIPEIQNRKINLFILFMFVQKLGGCENVSSNQQWALIANKLQINDLQRLIGIYYKFLAPYEKFILSPDGVKETQAKKVFLQQFFQEILKKYQVFNNNNNSVPSSHNNSNENNTTVPTNTNNTNASNVSSPAVSNAVPITNNTPLMTQQQKSLSQNQSPQFQQLQQQMQLQHQLPPNSVQQQQQQQQQQLPFQQQQLQKKTPQSQSHPQQLTQQPLIQPQQKPKQKARVKSKPKQSLNQSDSVQTPSSFAIEPSLSNKSVSKGKGVIKPTKKLRKTKPKKTKKELELEQQQLLEQQQQQQQQQQQQQKQQQQQQQQQQQQLQQSQQQQFQEQQKKLMQEKVKKQHELMRQKYQQEYAKLPKVYERSTIRNYKPTNRPIQNILGYDLNYVSQIGEKIDSTKPIFLFTPELGTVNQKNLSIALESNSLGEISTALNTLLIITSDSKYKFNLTDCTYLLDALCLLGLDTISNIIDSYNINSRSAKLNTKYCTEYETDINNHLNDNFTPYNKVNDNMNQIFENYLDSINYTQQENENIKIKVDSLTGNDIEQVPPMLTPVQTPLLNDVEVVIDDEEVYNEDEDHNPNNTNYTSNFHDYPKKWSFIPKPVRKKINQIPSNLYTPSYMQSLKSIRDEIGSPFTKVNTRDAEDSRVLSVDQLSMISMIIRNLTFSDNNALLISKNIYYKRFLSDILWLIFINSEKLIFTRKCFNLKKDIIISLSNVSHNLAIDSKIDFFLILLLIISFGEPKPFANSLGSDHLTYSEYPLELGKYQTFGIDVLAKLLSLESPNRKVFMNLIIDWDYYNKSENNEIIVQLMNIYNNGNRTKLLTDIFSFLISAIPFMQVNTMPSIIEVMAPTISQSLVCLITLLGNLDFKKIQDMKNPRNKDHYDTSQRNKNEKREVEFEYDVKNLPLIWLNCEENIGCNAKRLSDALNKISIHTDQSLKDLKIIFASISSSLLELICLLIEKSIEFTNQDKKTEAENNYEKFKTFKTIIEITGLLPTEAQCISVLTNPQTDVNIANQTRRLFFLRNFILDFVCNNKEQFITTTNTTKNTKTEENISAVDNGTANNEEKVEEGMDVEEEEEDKEEEEGMEEEEGMEEEEGMEEEEGMEEEKEEEHEQQQQQQEPEPEQQQEQEQVIEKKEEGEEKKEEEEEEEEEEGEEGEGEELENEGGKEKVEKENEVEKENEVEIQNTVNLEEEPCPERNITDGEHATTSM from the coding sequence ATGGACTTTCTAAATAACGATATAAATGATGACTTGTTTAGTCCTAacagcaataataataacaccAATGGTAATTCAGATGACTTTTCAAACCTCTACGGTGCTGCTGGGTTTAACGATCCTCtgaatcaaaataataacaacaacatgATAAATCAGGGCCAATCTCCAGGAAAttttatgaataataacaataatattaataataataatccgATGTCTCAAGTAGCTTCTCCCTTTGACTTTTCAAGGAATAATAGTACAGGCGGCCCAATTGGTTCAAGTGCTCCTATTAATAGCAATAACCTGCCTCTTTCGCCACAAGCAATTTTAGCAAGGAAATCAATTGCTagcaacaacaataatagtacCACCCCTATTATGAACAATAATATAGGACTTAATACCTTCCcaactaataacaacagtaatagtaataataatcataataataacaataataataataatggaaatATTAGTAACACTGCAAGTGCCAATCGCAATGTACCTTCATTTTCTATGTCTCCTcaagatatattttcaCCCACGAACACTTCAAATCAACAATTTAATGATCCTACAGTGAGCAATACTAATTCAAACatgttaaataataatacaagcGGAACTCCTGCAGATATCAATGCGCATGCCATCTTAACGCCTGGCCAAAATATGAACTCAAATCTAAATAACAATGCCAGCGGTGgaaattttggaaatacAACTTCAAGAAACTCTGCTTCTGCAACACCACAACAGATTTTATCGCAAACAACCACTCAAAATGTGTATCCTTctacttcaaataatactaacAAGAATAGTACTACCactaataattctattaacaccaataacaataataatttatccCGTAACAATAGCACTAATGCAAATAATACAGGTACTAAAGCCATGTCTCCTTCCTTTAACTACCAATCTCCAGTGGTTAACAATATAAATACTTCTAACCAGAAAAACGTTAGCACTtacaatttaaataatccaaaCTTAACCCAAGACAATAACCATGTTGATAGATCTACTGATGTATTTGCTGATAGAGCTGCTGTATTTGCTGCTTTGCAGCATAgacaacaacaacaacaacaacaacaacaacaacaacaacaacaacaacaacagccACAGCCACAGCCACAACCCCAACCCCAACCACAACAACAGCGTCAAATGCataaacaacaacaacagcagcAATTCCAGCAACAGTaccaacaacaacagcaacaacaacaacagcagcagcagcagcaacaacaacaacatcaACAACAAATGAATCAGCAACAACATAGTTTCCAAGCCGTCCAACCTCAACAACGCCAAGGCTCTAGACAACCTCAATCGCAAAAACAAAACTCAAATCCAAATACGAATCTAAATTCAAGTTTAACCCAGAATACTACTCAATCTCAGTCCCATTCACAATCTCCACAATTAGTACAGGCTGTAATGAATAGAAATATCTCTCAATCGGGAACCCCTAACGTTAGTAACCCTAATTCAACTCTAGGCCAAGGATCCGTACCCACTCCTGGATCGGCAACTTCTAATAGCAACGCCAATATtgctaataatatcaataacaGTACTGTATCTTCTCATAGCGGATTAACTCCTGcaaatatattacaaaGCGTTAATCCTGAACTGCAACATAGAATTTCTGCTGAATTGAGCAGTAAACaatatgaattatttatgaaatcattaattgaaaattgtaagagaaataatatttttttacaacGTATACctgaaattcaaaatagaaaaattaatttatttatcttaTTTATGTTTGTTCAAAAATTAGGGGGCTGCGAGAACGTTTCCAGTAACCAACAATGGGCTTTAATTGCCAATAAACTACAAATTAATGACCTTCAAAGATTAATTGGCATTTATTATAAGTTTTTAGCCCcatatgaaaaatttatactTTCACCAGATGGTGTCAAAGAAACACAAGCTAAAAAAGTGTTCCTACAGCAATTTTTCCAAGaaatcttaaaaaaatatcaagtatttaataacaataataactctGTACCATCTTCTCATAATAATtccaatgaaaataatactacaGTTCCTACGAATACAAACAACACCAATGCATCTAATGTTTCTTCCCCTGCGGTCAGCAATGCTGTGCCGataacaaataatactcCATTAATGACTCAACAACAGAAGTCATTAAGCCAAAACCAATCACCACAATTCCAACAACTTCAACAACAGATGCAACTACAACACCAACTACCACCCAATAGTGTACAACAACagcagcaacaacaacaacaacaactcCCTTttcaacagcaacagcTGCAAAAGAAAACACCACAATCTCAATCACATCCACAACAATTAACACAACAACCTCTCATTCAACCACAGCAAAAGCCTAAGCAAAAAGCTCGAGTCAAGTCAAAGCCAAAACAAAGTTTAAATCAATCAGACTCAGTTCAAACTCCATCTTCCTTTGCTATTGAACCATCTCTTTCGAATAAGTCCGTCTCTAAAGGCAAGGGTGTTATTAAACCAACCAAGAAACTACGTAAAACGAAGCCAAAAAAAACTAAGAAAGAACTTGAATTAGAACAACAACAGTTATTAgaacagcaacagcaacagcaacagcaacagcaacagcaacagaaacagcaacagcaacagcaacagcaacagcaacaacaattacaacagtcacaacaacaacaatttcaagaacaacagaaaaaattaatgcAAGAGAAGGTTAAGAAACAACATGAATTAATGAGacaaaaatatcaacaaGAATATGCTAAATTACCAAAAGTTTATGAAAGATCAACTATTAGAAATTATAAACCAACTAATAGACCAATTCAAAACATTTTAGGTTATGATTTGAATTATGTTTCTCAAATAggtgaaaaaattgattctACTAAAcctatatttttatttactcCTGAACTTGGTACAGTTAAtcagaaaaatttatccaTTGCACTAGAATCCAATAGTTTAGGTGAAATTTCGACCGCATTAAACACCCTTTTAATCATAACTTCTGattctaaatataaatttaatttaacaGATTGTACTTACTTACTTGACGCCTTATGTTTATTAGGTCTTGATAccatttctaatattatcGATTCGTATAATATTAACTCAAGATCCGCGAAGTTGAATACTAAATATTGTACTGAGTATGAAactgatattaataatcatttaaatgACAATTTTACTCCTTATAACAAAGTCAACGATAATatgaatcaaatatttgaaaattatttagattCCATTAATTATACTCaacaagaaaatgaaaatattaaaattaaagtcGATTCTTTAACTGGTAATGATATCGAACAAGTTCCTCCAATGCTAACTCCCGTACAAACACCATTATTAAACGATGTAGAAGTAGTTATTGACGACGAAGAGGTGTacaatgaagatgaagatcaTAACCCTAATAATACGAACTACACATCTAACTTCCATGATTATCCTAAAAAGTGGTCTTTTATCCCTAAACCCGTcagaaagaaaattaatcaaataCCATCTAATTTATATACTCCATCCTACATGCAGTCCTTAAAATCCATCAGAGATGAAATAGGTTCACCATTTACCAAGGTAAATACAAGAGATGCCGAGGACTCGAGAGTTTTATCAGTTGACCAATTATCAATGATTAGTATGATAATTAGAAATCTGACCTTTTCGGATAACAATGCTCTACTTATCAGTAAGAATATATACTACAAAAGGTTTCTTTCTGATATTCTATGgcttatttttattaattcagagaaattgatttttacGAGGaaatgttttaatttaaagaaggatattattattagtttgaGTAACGTATCACATAACTTGGCTATTGACTCTAAAAttgatttctttttaattttattattaattattagttTTGGTGAACCCAAGCCTTTTGCAAATAGTCTAGGCTCTGATCATTTGACATATTCGGAATATCCTTTAGAATTAGGCAAATATCAAACTTTTGGTATTGACGTATTGGCTAAATTATTGTCATTAGAATCACCTAATAGAAAAGTTTTtatgaatttaattattgattgggattattataataaaagtgaaaataatgaaatcaTTGTTCAATTGATGAacatttataataatggtaatagaactaaattattaacggatatattttcatttttaatatcagcTATTCCATTTATGCAGGTAAATACTATGCCATCAATCATCGAGGTTATGGCTCCCACTATATCACAAAGTTTGGTATGTTTAATAACTTTATTAGGAAATTTggattttaaaaaaatacaagatATGAAAAATCCAAGAAACAAAGACCATTATGATACTTCacaaagaaataaaaatgaaaaacgAGAAGTTGAATTCGAATATGAtgtgaaaaatttaccaTTAATTTGGTTGAATTgtgaagaaaatattggtTGTAATGCTAAGCGATTAAGTGATGCactaaataaaattagtaTTCATACAGATCAAAGTTTAAAAGacttgaaaataatatttgcaTCAATTAGCTCATcgttattagaattaatatgTCTTTTAATTGAGAAGAGTATTGAATTTACTAATCAGGATAAAAAGACTGAGGCCgaaaataattatgaaaaatttaaaacatttaaGACGATTATTGAGATTACTGGCTTATTACCAACTGAAGCACAATGCATTAGTGTTTTAACTAATCCACAAACTGATGTCAATATTGCTAACCAAACTCGTAGACTATTTTTCTTAAGAAATTTCATACTTGATTTTGTTTGCAACAATAAAGAACAATTTATTACTACCACTAATACtacaaaaaatactaaaacAGAAGAGAATATCAGTGCAGTTGATAATGGAACtgcaaataatgaagaaaaagtaGAAGAGGGCATGGACGTggaagaagaggaagagGATAAAGAGGAAGAAGAGGGAATGGAGGAAGAAGAGGGAATGGAGGAAGAAGAGGGAATGGAGGAAGAAGAGGGAATGGAGGAAGAGAAAGAGGAAGAACACgaacaacagcaacagcagcAAGAACCAGAACCAGAACAACAGCAAGAACAAGAGCAGGTGatagaaaagaaagaggaaggagaagaaaagaaagaagaggaagaagaggaagaagaagaagaaggaGAAGAAGGAGAAGGAGAAGAACTAGAAAATGAGGGgggaaaagaaaaagtagaaaaggaaaatgaAGTGGAAAAGGAAAATGAAGTTGAAATACAAAACACTGTTaatttagaagaagaacCTTGTCCGGAAAGAAATATAACTGATGGGGAACATGCCACTACCAGCATGTAA
- the NHP2 gene encoding snoRNA-binding protein NHP2 (similar to Saccharomyces cerevisiae NHP2 (YDL208W); ancestral locus Anc_8.465): MAKEEFKSVDNYELRMPAVLPFAKPLASKKLNKKVLKTVKKASKAKNVKRGVKEVGKALRKGDKGLVVIAGDISPGDVISHLPVLCEDHSVPYIFIPSKQDLGSAGATKRPTSVVFIVPGSNKKKDGKAKEDEYKESFNEVVKEVKAL; this comes from the coding sequence atggCTAAAGAAGAATTCAAATCAGTAGACAACTATGAGCTAAGAATGCCAGCTGTCTTACCATTTGCCAAGCCATTGGCctccaaaaaattaaataaaaaggtTTTAAAAACCGTCAAGAAGGCTTCCAAGGCCAAGAATGTTAAAAGAGGTGTCAAGGAAGTTGGTAAGGCCTTAAGAAAAGGTGACAAAGGTTTAGTAGTCATTGCTGGTGACATTTCTCCAGGTGATGTTATTTCTCACTTACCAGTTCTATGTGAAGATCACTCTGTTCCATACATTTTCATTCCATCTAAGCAAGATTTAGGTTCTGCTGGTGCTACCAAAAGACCAACTTCTGTTGTCTTCATTGTTCCAGGTAGTAATAAGAAGAAGGACGGTAAGGCTAAAGAAGATGAATATAAGGAATCCTTTAATGAAGTCGTCAAGGAAGTCAAAGCATTATAA
- the PEX5 gene encoding Pex5p (similar to Saccharomyces cerevisiae PEX5 (YDR244W); ancestral locus Anc_8.470) yields MNNIDCSVNNNPLAQLSKHTQQQPNNAFSNRNLSNGYQNNFQGGSAANSSQQDVFQGKRNVISDAHKAHMNSFMNGGANQLPSPPMVNSPQSMDRGSITMDDTLFQQRSPPVLSKAELSQRISQSRNEFDWVNEFKNQSNVSTPNTTQNPSTPFLPKQIQRQPSQLSYLSNSTFQSGYFNTAQIPAYFTGSDAEMLATNSSTNMQQQFNTQFQQQKQPSTNIQRQVPYENDEQELWDKQFKQLENEVSEKLHISGDDVIAPQSHLNNQSQQEQNNSDEMMSDEYQSQFQKVWDSIQEDSQDVLPDDLLAGDMEWETTYRDLINETIINRTPREYEFEKQNEFLNNPDSYTIGCLLMENGAKLSEAAMAFEAAVQENPKHVDAWLKLGLVQTQNEKELIGISALEQCLKLDSKNLEAMKNLAISYINEGYDISAFTMLSRWVKVKYPEYISNNNSINNLEMDFNIDDDNNHKELNRLITKQFLQLANRLPTIDPDIQLCLGLLFYTTADYDKTIDCFKTALTVNPNDELMWNRLGASLANSNRSEEAVAAYHRALTLKPSFVRARYNLAVSSINIGCFKEAAEHLLTALSMHEINGILDTDLETNFSSNTLNNAYKSHTGLSTNSGIILDTLKRAFIAMDRSDLLEKVKPGMNLQQFRNEFTF; encoded by the coding sequence ATGAATAACATTGATTGCTCAGTCAATAATAACCCTCTGGCTCAGCTATCTAAACATACCCAACAGCAACCTAATAACGCTTTTAGTAATAGAAACCTATCAAATGGATACCAAAACAACTTTCAAGGAGGGTCAGCGGCTAACTCTTCCCAACAAGATGTCTTTCAAGGTAAAAGAAATGTAATATCTGATGCTCATAAAGCTCATATGAACTCTTTTATGAATGGAGGAGCAAACCAACTTCCTTCTCCACCAATGGTTAATTCACCACAATCAATGGATAGAGGCTCCATAACTATGGATGACACCTTATTTCAACAAAGATCACCTCCAGTTTTATCTAAAGCAGAACTAAGCCAAAGAATTTCTCAATCTCGCAATGAATTTGATTGggttaatgaatttaaaaatcaatCAAATGTAAGCACTCCAAATACCACTCAAAACCCTTCTACTCCATTTTTACCCAAACAGATTCAAAGACAACCAAGTCaattatcatatttatcaaattctaCTTTCCAAAGCGGATATTTCAATACCGCCCAGATCCCCGCTTATTTCACTGGTAGTGATGCAGAAATGTTAGCCACAAATAGTAGTACAAATATGCAACAACAATTTAATACCCAATTTCAACAACAAAAGCAACCATCGACCAATATCCAACGACAAGTTCCttatgaaaatgatgaacAAGAATTGTGGGATAAGCAATTCaaacaattagaaaatgaagtATCAGAAAAACTACATATATCTGGAGACGATGTTATTGCACCACAATcacatttaaataatcaatcGCAACAAGAACAGAATAATTCAGATGAAATGATGAGTGACGAATATCAATctcaatttcaaaaagtTTGGGATAGCATTCAAGAAGACTCACAAGATGTTTTACCAGATGATTTATTGGCAGGTGATATGGAATGGGAGACAACCTATAgagatttaattaatgaaactATTATCAACAGAACTCCTAGAGAATATGAATTTGAGAAacaaaatgaatttttgaataatccTGATTCCTACACAATTGGTTGTTTATTAATGGAAAATGGTGCTAAATTAAGTGAAGCTGCGATGGCCTTTGAAGCCGCTGTTCAAGAAAACCCTAAACATGTGGATGCTTGGTTAAAACTAGGGTTAGTTCAAACACagaatgaaaaagaattaataggTATTAGCGCATTAGAACAATGTCTAAAATTGgattctaaaaatttagagGCAATGAAGAATCTAGCTATTAGTTATATTAACGAAGGCTATGATATCAGTGCATTTACAATGCTATCAAGATGGGTTAAAGTAAAATACCCCGAATACATTAgtaacaataatagtatCAATAACCTTGAAATGGACTTCAATATTGACGATGATAATAACCataaagaattgaataGACTAATTACAAAACAGTTTTTACAGTTAGCTAATAGATTACCAACTATTGATCCAGACATTCAATTGTGCTTGGGATTGTTGTTTTATACCACTGCAGACTATGACAAAACAATTGATTGCTTCAAGACAGCATTAACTGTTAATccaaatgatgaattaatgTGGAACAGACTGGGTGCTTCATTGGCCAATTCTAATAGATCTGAGGAGGCTGTCGCTGCTTATCATAGAGCTTTGACTTTAAAACCGTCTTTTGTTAGAGCCCGCTATAATTTAGCAGTCTCCTCCATTAACATTGGATGTTTCAAAGAAGCTGCTGAGCATTTATTGACTGCTTTAAGTATGCATGAAATAAATGGTATCTTGGATACAGATTTGGaaactaatttttcttctaatactttaaataatgcCTACAAGTCTCACACAGGCTTAAGTACCAATAGTGGTATTATTTTAGATACATTGAAACGCGCATTTATTGCGATGGACAGATCTGATTTACTTGAAAAAGTTAAACCAGGCATGAACTTACAACAATTCCGTAATGAATTtacattttaa
- the MNN10 gene encoding alpha-1,6-mannosyltransferase (similar to Saccharomyces cerevisiae MNN10 (YDR245W); ancestral locus Anc_8.471) has protein sequence MAVGAYELPVSQHDLKDDVEKKSRNKGNSSFLNMIPPSIQYNINKLKRLLGFNVGKNSNDDGGHHYKIFNIRRIVLILFIVTFSIFWLADSGSDESVSSLIKEYERRRNSNSRGLRTPLGQSSIPNSLANPNRSRWSKIWPFSLLNKDPKIVIILAANEGGGVLRWKNEEEWFIEKISIDNKKAYAKRHGYGLTIKDLTVSKRYSHEYREGWQKIDILKQSMREFPNAEWFWWLDLDTLIMEPKKSLEDHIFNRIDQMTERTLEEFNPLNIPIDLPYVDYKQDMNLLITQDCGGFNLGSFFIKNSEWSKLLLDVWWEPVMYEQRHMVWDHREQDALEELYRNEAWIRSKVGFLPLRAINSFPPGACSESNDDPRYFYNEHDRDFVVNMAGCNFGRDCWGEMKHYTSTMERLNTRWYSKLFRR, from the coding sequence ATGGCAGTCGGTGCTTATGAACTACCCGTGAGTCAACATGATCTGAAGGATGACGTTGAAAAGAAATCTAGAAATAAAGGCAATAGCTCTTTTTTGAACATGATTCCACCATCCATCCAATACaatataaataaactaAAACGATTACTGGGATTCAATGTGggaaaaaatagtaatgatGATGGTGGCCatcattacaaaatatttaacatTAGAAGAATTGTATTGATACTATTCATTGTCACTTTCAGTATCTTTTGGTTAGCTGATTCTGGTAGTGATGAATCAGTTAGTTCActaattaaagaatatgaaagaagaagaaatagcAATTCTAGAGGCTTAAGAACACCTTTAGGCCAAAGTTCTATACCAAATAGTTTGGCCAATCCAAATAGATCTAGGTGGAGTAAAATCTGGCCATTTTCTTTACTAAACAAGGATCCAAAGATTGTTATTATCCTAGCAGCCAATGAAGGTGGTGGTGTCTTAAGATGgaaaaatgaagaagagtggtttattgaaaaaatttccatTGATAACAAAAAAGCTTACGCTAAGAGACATGGTTATGGTTTAACTATTAAAGACTTGACTGTATCTAAAAGATATTCACATGAATATAGAGAAGGGTGgcaaaaaattgatatctTAAAGCAAAGTATGAGAGAATTTCCAAATGCAGAATGGTTCTGGTGGTTAGACTTGGATACTTTAATTATGGAGccaaaaaaatcattagaagaccatattttcaatagaatAGACCAAATGACCGAAAGAACATTAGAAGAATTCAATCCATTGAATATTCCAATCGATTTACCATATGTTGATTACAAGCAAGATATGAATCTTTTAATTACTCAAGATTGCGGTGGTTTCAATTTGGGTTCCTTTTTCATCAAGAACTCCGAATGGTCTAAATTGTTATTGGATGTCTGGTGGGAACCTGTAATGTATGAACAAAGACACATGGTTTGGGATCATCGTGAACAAGATGCTCTAGAAGAATTATACCGTAACGAAGCCTGGATCAGATCCAAAGTAGGGTTCTTACCATTAAGAGCAATCAACTCTTTCCCACCTGGCGCTTGTTCTGAAAGCAATGATGATCCAAGATATTTCTATAATGAACATGACCGTGACTTTGTCGTTAACATGGCCGGTTGTAACTTTGGTAGAGATTGTTGGGGTGAAATGAAACATTACACCTCTACAATGGAAAGATTAAATACCAGATGGTATTCTAAACTATTCCGTCGTTAA